GGGGCTACAACCCCCCTCACATTCCATCATATGCCAAATAGTTTGGAGGCACCTGCGGTGGCTCCCTGGTGATCTTCACGCCACCGGAGCCCAAACCTCTCCCTTCCAATGGCCATCACAACACTGGCAATGGAACACCATTGCAATGTATTGTGGGTCACTGTGTAGTTGATATAGGACATAACTATCTTGAGGTTTGAAAAATATAGATTTGTTCTTTGTTAAAACCAAATTGTCAATCTAACTATATGCATTCTAAATTTGGGATAATTTGTCATTTAGATTTGATCGTAATTGTATATCTCTTAAAACTAGCAAAATAATTAAAGAGCAGAATTTACCTTCAACAAAAATCTATTCATTGGACCAAATGCAAAGGCACTGACGTCACAACAAGCGTGCAAAGTGCATCACTGCTCGTTCAAAGAAATTAATCATAAACGATTcataaaagtacaaaaagaaATGAGTTTTACCCTTGTTTATCAAACATGGCGTATTTCTTCCAGTCCTCAGGGTTGCTCCTGTATGACTCCATGAGTTCCCGCACCTCATCCACGTTGATATGGTCGTCTTGAAAGATCTCACGCAGCTTTTGGATCAGCTCCTTCAGATCTTTTGGCATCTTTGCTTTTGGGTACGTGTGCGTCAGCTATACAACTTGTTTGGTGATAAACAGATTTCTCGTCGACCTGTTCACCTACTGACTGAGCGCTACAGGGCCTGCCGTTTTTATGCCTTTGGATCATATCATCGTGGAGAGAAAGGGAACGCCCCTATTAGCAagagtgggggtgggtgggCTGCGCAAGATTAGGGAGCGATCATTCATGTGTTCACTTTGGACATGACTAACCcacctataactatagataaccgtactatcactcagagtgatacggtaactaatctcggggtaatatttaaccaaacgctctcctttcaaaaacacattaagaatataaccaggattgcgttttttcaccttcgtaatattgctaagattcgtcctatcctctcgaccggggatgcggaaactattatacatgcgttcgtcacgtcgcgcctggactactgtaatgtattattctctggtcttcctaaatccagtatcaaaagtctacagttagtgcaaaatgccgctgcgaggctgctctcacaaattacattggctcccggtccatttaagatgtgacttcaaggttcttctactaacctataaatcactgcatggcttagcgccttcatatctcgtcggcctagtcgttccttatgttccgtctcgtaaccttcgttcgcaaaacgctagtcttttagttataccgagggccaagaaaatgtctgcagggtctagagcattctctattcgggctccagagctttggaatgccctaccaatggatattagaactactacttcagtagaaacatttaagacacgtttaaagacacatttctatgagatggcctttaactaacttgtgatggccgatttggccggagtttgttctgttctctctgcccacctcctccctggctggggagggggttaggtggctcaaaagctgatagcggctggctggattctcggggaccagttcgggatgggggagctgcggctcgccccccttgaggacactgccaggacaatcgagggcacctccgacatccattttttttttttcattgattttcatattaccgtatttgccggtcgactcggtgtataagtcgaccccctaaaattcgacggaaatttacgattttatgatatatcctttgtataagtcgagctcaattgttgcattatattaaacttcaaaattcaatatgcgaaatttattgacgaaatgtgttcaaattccgggaggccgtgcgcatgcggctgtttataagcaccgcggaggagatcgcggccggcgagctcgcgcacgccgcccggcaccaacgggaggccggaaatagctccaagccaagcggatcggcactttataagcaccgcggaggagatcgcggcgcctcattcgacttccagcgggccgcgcattcgcacacgccgcccggttcaaattttctaagtgcaacgcacaatgagatgcatgagaaacggccttggttaccatcacatttgaagcgatgaatacgaagttaaattttatgactcggtgtataagtcgaggtcgatttttttccgtcgattttggatcgaaaaaggtcgaccaaaaaatggaaaaatatgttcGGTAAACAGATATAAATAGTGCTGAAGTGTTCATATCATCTCATATATTCATCGTTCGAAGTCTTATGCAAATGGTTTGAGTTTTGATCCATGTGCTGTCAAACTAACACCACATAAAAGTTTTGCTCCAAAGTTAATGACTATATTACATATTTGCTTTTCACCTCTGAGGTGCCACATCATCAAACACCAGCTGTACTTTTACTCCACCTTGTGGCTGACTGCGTCATTCAGTTTACTAGAGAGGTCTTAACtttattgtatgcaatacagtaTGTAAATCGTTAAATCACGGGTTCTGAAATTTATTTGGTgcggggagattttttttttctcctgaggAGACTCATAATGGAACTATAATTTGTCTTTTAGAAAACAATGTTTATGTTTGTTATAAATTCTATTTTATACTCAGCTGTTGTTCATTTAACTTTATATGTGTCAACATACTCGTTTTAATTTATgattggtgaaaaaaaaatccagtatgTTGGGAATTTGACTGAGCAAGATCTTATGATTTAACTTGTGACTAGTTTATGAAATACGTATGTATCATCACAGTGACACTTGTGGGACGCAGGCTCTCTCGTGTTTTGCGGTTGAATCACTGCCCAAGTTaatgacttgttttcaaattcaaaataaacattcaaatgTAATAGAATCACATTGCCACAGTTTAAATAGTCACttaaacgaaacaaaacaagtTGTGAATGAAGCATCTCCATCGAGCGCTCGAGTTTGCCACATGAAACATGGCGTCGACGTAACCGTACGTGTCAGAGCGCAAAAGGTTATCTAAATGCATATTTGATGCTTCATATTTGTCTCCTCGCGCAATTTGCGCATGCTCAGGCGAAACCGGCTCCATTTTATCGTCGTATGTTGGTTTTGTCTTTaaagtttattttgaaaaatgctgTAAATAAATTGTTTTGTTCAACAAGTGAATTGCCTCTGCATGTCAAGTTTTTACAATTTATATGTCGATGTTTAGTTTTGCAGCTGGCACATTTTTAATCCTTCTCGTTTGCCGTAGTGAGCAGGTAGCGAAACGGCGGGGGAGGAGCGGTTTGCTTGACGTGGACGTTCATTTCCGTAAAGAGATGATGGAGCAGTAGCGGCGTGCCAAATCTAAGCGATCCCCGCATTAACCTTAAATCGAGACGGGATTTGGCCGTCAATCCCTCGGTCGCGTTTGGGTTCACGGAAGTCACACTCGGACTGATCCCATTCTGCTCCCGCCCCGCCCCACCCAtcgcctcctcctccccccagcTCAGCAACAATCATGATAAAAGCCATTTTAATATTCAATAACCACGGCAAGCCGAGGCTGTCCAAATTCTACGAACATTATGTAAGTAAGCGTTTGAATTTTCTTTTAGCAGAACTACTTTTTTGCTGCTTATGATACTGTACTTGTCGATGGGATGCCTGGTGATTTGCATTTCTTGTCGTACGGCGGCCGAGCcaaggtgggaaaaaatagTTTGGTACCAACCGGTTTTAAACTTGAATTACTGATAGTGTGCAACCTGAACCAAcgagcgtgcgtgcatgcatgtatgtgtgtgtgcgtgcgtgcttacTGCTCAGTTGATTGTTTGTGTCACATGACCAGAATGacgcccttgtgtgaggcacTCGTGCTTTCAGCATGCGATCCTCCTTTTTAccctcttcctttttttttcctttaaatgACATTGACAAGGCAGGAAAGGGACAGAGATTTTTTCAGAAGCTTATTCATAAAATAATGATGTTTTCTCTTGCTGTACAAATCTATATATCTATCCATCGATCTATCCTGTGGCTAAAAAGCGTAGTGTGGAGAGTCTctgtcacaacaacaaaaataccccGTTGCATATGATAGAAGCCTGTTGAAATACAGTTTATGCAGTATCagtatatatttattgtttTCTTCCAACTATGTTTACTTCAAGTGTACCTGTGGGTGAACAAGTGAAGAATAGAGAGTGCAGCCAACAGCTTCTCAAATATTTTCACTCTCTCCTTAGTTCTCCTTTTATTCTTCTTCTTTACCAGTCATTTGCTTCACATGAGATCTATTTTTGTGTTTATTCTTGGTTCCTATCAATAATGCAGTGTAACCAGAGGCGGAGTGTTGCTTAGGAACGTCACAGATCAAGACATGCACGAGCGCTTTGGCCAAGTTACGGCTATTCAAGTTTGCACGAGCTGCATGGATGGACCACGctgatgtgtgttttgtgtattGGGTCTTTTTATCATTGTGAACCTGGGCCGCAACTCTCACTTTGGTTAAGGACCCTCAAGTGACGATAACAGAGCTTTCATTTCATAACAGAGCGCAGCTTCTGAAATCTTGGTCTGTGTACCCCCGGGCGAGTGTGTTTGATTTAATATGACAAAAGCAAACAGCAGCAGAGGACTCGGGCTTTACGGCTCAGTTTCTTTTAAATGACATAAGGAAGACAAATGAAATGGTCTGCTTGTGCTTGGAGTAATAAAAAGAACCTCTGTGGGAGCAGATACGTATTGTAATATTCACTTTTTGTTTCCCTGTTGCTCATGCAGACTGAAGACACCGAGCAACAAATTATCAGGGAAACCTTCCACTTGGTCTCCAAACGAGATGAGAACGTCTGCAATTTTCTGGAAGGTGGAATGTAAGCGCCGTGCAGATCCCACAGTTGCAAGTTGTCAGCCATCTAAAAGTTTGTTTAATGTCAAATGACGGTCGACGATGTTTACCATCTGTCAGGTTGATCGGGGGATCCGACTACAAGCTGATCTACAGACACTATGCCACGTTGTACTTTGTGTTCTGCGTGGACTCATCAGAAAGTGAACTAGGAATTTTAGACCTaatacaggtaaaaaaaaaaataaaagtgatatTTGTTGTGTCGTGCCGCTATTGATTGCATTCTGTTTTCCCTTTCAGGTATTTGTGGAAACGTTGGACAAATGCTTTGAGAATGTCTGCGAACTTGACCTCATTTTCCATGTAGACAAGGTAGGAAATACCAAGACATTTATCAAATGGCTTTGCTTTTGCAAAATGCCATCATGTCATTGTGTCACACTGTTGAAGAGCAAATTTGAGTCAGAAATGGCTTTATGTGACCTTATATGTATTTTGGACACTAATTTACCTCATTAAATGTATTCACTCTTACCAAATACCAATACCAGTAGTACTTTTGATACATACATTTTCAAGTCACACAATGACAGATAATTGTGGACAACTCTTGTTGACACGGTTTTAGACTACTGCACTATAGCGCCAACTACTGGCAAGGATGACTTACTCCATTCTAGATTAATTGGTTGCTGGTGTCCTCCATGAGAACTcgataccttgaaataaggcTGTTATTGGTTTCTAGCTATCTCTAGAAAAAATACACAATCGTTTTCCTTTTGGTTATTAATTGGGGTACAGTGTTAATTACTTTAGAGGACACTATTTGAGGAAAGGAGGTGTAGACTTGAGAAATGACATTTATGGGTTCGTTGGGAAATACTTGATTGTGCTGCCATCTATTCAGGTCCATAACATTCTGGCAGAGATGGTGATGGGCGGGATGGTGCTAGAGACCAACATGAACGAGATTATCACACAGGTGGACGCCCAGAACAAGATGGAGAAGTCCGAGGTAAGCACACATGACCCCCTTTTACCCCGGCCTCTCGTGTCGCTCTTTTACAAGCGATGTTACGGAGTATGCAGGCATGCGTGTATGCTGCACCCTGCATGCGACTCTTCAGTGACCTTGTGATGCTCCCGACATGATCCTGGGTGTTTGCGCTCTCTCTCCTCTTGGTTTTTCTCGCTGCCGCACTGCTTTGACACAGATCAACACTGCCATTCATACGGACTTAACTGTTCCATCTCTCCAGATGACCATTAAGTCTCAAAAtcaccctcttttttttttttttttttttcccctccctctaAGAGGAGCACACAAATGAAATAGGGCGATGAGCAAGAAGCTCTGTGTGAGCCCATTCTTTTGCCAAATATCCTTCACGCTAAGGTAACACagcagacggatggatggacaatgAAATGTGACGTCTATGATGCAGCTTATGTTTTATTAAGCAAGTAGCCTGCTTCTCTAATTGTGTGCTCCCAAGTACCCGTGATAATAGAATTGACATTACTCTAACTCGAGCTgcagtttgtattttttttttcaatcataccaattgtttttggaaaaaaaaaaaaaatccccccccccccccccaattgctGTTCTGTAAGTAGAGTTTCATCAAAGCTGCTCTCGCCTCTCCCTTCCGGGACCTACCCTAGACCACACTCTGTCTCTCCCTCGCACTTTCATTCAAAACAATACCGTTAAATGTGCTATTTAATGAGCCCGATGGTTTCACATAGGTCCCCAAAAAGCCGGCGTGTGTTTAGTCAGGTCGTTTTGGATCATAATTGGTGGTCTACGATAGgtcctctcatttttttttttctctccttgtGCAGATAAACTGTAATTACTTTAACCTGCTTTAACATTCCTCATTCCTCTTTCCCCCTTGACCCTGTCTAGTTCTTtccatttttctctctctctttacaGACGTTTATCTTTCAGTCTACCAGGCAGGACAGGTAGACACAGGTACTGCTAAAAATCTACAACCAAGTACTGTGACCCTAACTGAAGTTTACTTTCCCCTTTCCCACCTCCTCTTTCTCTTCTTCCTTTCCGCGTCTCTCCATACGGAAGCCACCCCATAAAAAGATGTCAAATAACTTCACTAACATGCACCAGGAATCTTTCAGGACAGACCCAAAAATGTCATTGGCTGAAACTAATTGAAATCTCTGCTTCGAAACTTCGCACTCATCGAATTTTCTACATGGACTCACACACCACTCAATGTGGAAATGCTTTAAGTTGACGCTCGGAGTGAGTGGCAATATGCCAACGCTAGTTATCTACGTTAGCTAATTAAATGTAGCCTACCACTGATTCTTAAAATGAATTGTAATGCCCACCCGCCACAAGTGGTCAagaatggatagatagatagatagatagatagatagatagatagatagatagatagatagatagatagatagatagatagatagatagatagataaaagcTCAGCTGAAAAGTTCTGAGGAAATCTTTGTCCAGTTTTTGTACCTTGTATATAATATGGCGAATCAAACATTCATTCCTACATGAGCAGCTACGATTGCCTTGCTAACGGGTTAGCCAGTTAACAGCTAGCCGCAAACCTCAACTCACAACAGTTAACTCCACATTTATATTCATTGACTCTCACATCACTCAAAACATTCCAAATCAATATTAAGTTATTCTACAATTCCGTCCTCTGTTCTGAAGGATTTACGTAGTTGGTACCATGACCCTCAAACGTTGTTAACTGGGCCTGTGTGCCAACCGCTAGCATGACCATGGGAAAGTCACTTGAGTGGAGGAATGTACGTACATTCCTAACATGTCCGATTCTGAGCAATGAATGTACAGCTTTGTTCACTAGTGACCGGTCAATTTTGGGTCTGTCTTGCATAAAAGATTCACACGAGGGGGATCTCTAACCACAGTAATTCTCAAATTTGGATGATAATGACAAAGTAATTGTTCCGTAAATAAAACCTCTAAatcagtgattcccaaccactgtgccaagCACATAGAACAAATGATTACAAAGACAGTTTTTGGCTTTGCTTAACATTTTAAGTTCAATACATTTCATCTTTTGCTGTTTGTTTTCAAACAGTTACATTTAagtgtattttttaaaatgtaactcTTAATGTGCAATACATCAATTAAAtggacaaaaaatgaaatacaaatcatttatGAAGAGTTTCTACTGTGTACtttgtcggggggggggggatgagaaCCATTACACTTCATAAAAACGTTAACCTGCCTATCCGCTTATTGCTATTCGTAGATGCAAATATTcatgtaaaatatgtgccttggtGCAAAGCCTGAGAAACACTGGCCTAAATTGTTCCAGTTGAGACTCACTGTATTAGAGTGACTTTCCTCCTCTGTCCACAGAGCAGATCTTCCAGCGTAGTTGAGTGTTAGCTTTAAACCCCCCTACCCCCCATTGTCATCAGTTATCAACCTGTTCAAGACAGTACTGCATCCGCAAAAACAATGCAGTTAACTAACATATAAGCGCTGTATAACATCCAATGTAGTACTGTTTTATGGTTTCCTCCCGCTCTTTTTCATTCTAAACATACTGTACCTTTTCAGTCTTCATTTCCAAATCCATATCCCAATTCTCTCTTTGGGCCCCTCAAGAGTCCGGTGGGTTCACTCTGAGCAATGCTTGACCAACGGCCCACACCAGTTGATCCAAAATAGTGAATGACCTCACAATGGATTCGGAATTGGCCCTGGTTGTGACGTATCAACGTAGCACCGCATACTGCATGTGCATCTGACGCTATGACGGCATCTGAATGTACATAACGCACATGTGTGTGTCATGGTAGTCGTCGGTGCTTTGGCATCGTGTCAACAGTCTTGTCGAGTAACGTGTAGTGGTTACGTTTGTCCCTCGTCTCTACCGTTTAATGTGACTGTTTGATGAAGCGCTGGAATTTTAATGTTGTGTtgttgcgcgcgtgtgtgtgtgtgtgtgtacgcaggCTGGTATTGCGGGAGCGCCCGCTCGTGCTGTATCAGCGGTAAAGAACATGAACCTTCCGGAAATGCCCAGAAATATCAACATTGGCGACATCAGCATCAAAGTTCCAAATTTGCCCTCCTTCAAATAGCGGCACGCAGATGACCCGCTGACCAGAGATGTCACCCAATGTTTAAAAGTGATGCAATCTGTTTACCAAAACCTCGTACTAACTCGTTTTATCCAATCATGGAAGTActgtgtgatttaaaaaaatatatttgtcaactttgtttttcttagaaaaaaaagttttatgcgattttgtgttttgttggaaaaaaatgtttgatgCGTTTTATGTTCTAatgtaaaatcaaaataaagtaTTTATTTGTCAATGGTACATTCCTACTCCTCTCATGACGTTTGGCTGCTAAAGCCATCTCAGTTCAACTAAAGTCATTTTACCAacttgagtgtttactgagaagAAATGAAGATTGATTTAAGTGATTTAAGTGTTTAAGTTGCTCATTCCAGAAAAACATAACTGAATGGGAACAGTCAGGATCAATACAGTGTTGGAAAATTCATACTTTGTCGTGCGTGTGAAACCAAAGGACACTTTGAAGAATTCATTGATAATGCTGATATGCTGTCTTAATGAATTATGAAAATATATCCTGAATTTATATTTGTACCTGTTGAAATTATTCGTTttctctttaatttttttttaattttactcaTGGATTTTGCTTGCCTCTCCTTTTACTACACAATAAACAGTTGAAACCGACagtgtatttttcttttcttttatgcATAATGCACTAGACAACAGTGTACCTGTATGTATGGTGCTAAAGACTACATGATCAAATTATTTGATAttgatctttttttctttctgccaaATGCAAATAATTATTGATAATTTAAAAGGGAAAAAAGTTCTTTAAAAAGTTAGGGTCTTAAAAGCTGACAAAGAGCTATATATTCTATACGATAGCAGAATTAATTTTGaggtaaataaaaacatttttaattccaaaagtcacaaaaaaattaccGTACCACATTTAGTAACGGTTTCTCTAAGTTTGTACGTTTGCTCTTTCCGTAGTTACAGTAGTTTCAGAAAGTCATCTTGCGCAATTTTACGCAATACAtaattttaagtaaaaaaatatCTAAATTTACCGttatatgtttattattatttctaattAGTAAAAAGTTGATAATGGTTATTTTTCAACCGAATTCTTGCTTCCATTGTATTTATTCAGCGTGTAACACTTCCGGGTCCTGAAGCGTACATGCGCAGTGTTGACAGCCTTTCCAGGCGTCATGTGACACCCGGAAGATGGAAGTGACAACAAACTGAGGATGCTGTGACTGCTTTGACTCCTTTTGGATTTTTCCCCCACACTTACTGGAAATACAATGGCTTCAATTATTAAAGAAACACAGAggtttgttgttattttttcaCACTCCAGAATCTGAATTGTTACGTTAAAAAGTTAAACTCccaatcatcacacacacatctgagtgtggtgaaatttgtcctctgcatttaacccatcgccGTGTTTTgaagggtcccatttttattgtctttggtttgacccggccggggtttgaacccacaatttTCCAGTctaagggcggacactctcccactaggccactgagctgataGTTGTAGTTAGCATTCAAGTTTTGAAAGAAAACATACCTGTTGCTTTACCACTCCAACGTGCCATGAAACATGGTATCTAAACATCTGCACTACACTTAACACTGCCCTCAAATCGATAGTCTAAAACTGAATTAAAACCAGCACGGCATAGTCTGGCAGATAGTGGAGTGCTGATGATCCCTGCCAACTCTGCTCTTCCCCGGAAAATTATGTTGTATCGTATCTTAGATCAGATAATCGCAAATGCGCTTAAAATTGTAAAATCCATTGATGAAGCTGCAGCTTTCTTTTTCTAAAATAGTGTACAGGACCCACACCTGCATCACAGGATAGTCACTTTTTGTTCCTTCAATGACTTTGCTCAGAAGGTAGTCTCTGCACACCACTCCTGATAACACCCAGACTTGTTTCTTCCTTGTTCTTGACAGCATCAAGGAAGCGGTGACTCTCATCAATGCCATAGATGTGAACAAGTTCTCCAGATTGATCTCTCGCATCATCCAAAAGCTTCATCTGAAGGTATGTCAGCTTTATTTGGAATTCATGTCAAAATACACCTGGCTTTGATATCAGTAAAGGCAATGATTAAAGCAGTGGCTTTTGGCTTTTCTTTGCAGGGAGAACGACCATTTAGCGAAGAGGAGGAACAAAAACTTCAAACGGCCCTTTCGATGGACAAACAGGCTCTCAACTTAGTTCTGGAAACGTCCGCATTCGTTCTCGAACAAGTGAGTGTGATGCCTGGTTCACCACATCCGTGATAATAAATTGTTGGGATGTGTATTTGCATTTTCACAAAAAGAAGCACTTCATAATAATTCACTGTCTAAAAACGTACAACAATGAGCCAGTTAGATAAATATTAAAAGAATGAAGTATTTTATGAAGCTCAGCCGCAAAACGTTGTTAAATAGTTTGGCAACACATGTAATGTTCCAATTTGTCCAGCAGGGTTCAGTGTTGCACTGTCGATGTGGTTCCCATTTAGGCGGTGTACCATAATGTGAAGCCATCCTCTCTGAAGCAGCAGCTTCAGGGGATCAGCATGAACCCCGACAAGGCCGAGGCCTTCTCTCAAACGTGGTCCACCTCTGGCCCCGAGCTGGTGGACCGACTAAAGCGCAATATCTTTGCCCCCAAGAAGGTAAGCTCCATAACCATTTTGACTTTGAGAAACAACAGCTGTGTTAGTAAATGTTTTATGGAGAAAATCCCTCTTAGGGTGAGAAACCACTTTGCTCAG
This portion of the Syngnathus scovelli strain Florida chromosome 3, RoL_Ssco_1.2, whole genome shotgun sequence genome encodes:
- the LOC125994701 gene encoding AP-3 complex subunit sigma-1 isoform X2, with product MIKAILIFNNHGKPRLSKFYEHYTEDTEQQIIRETFHLVSKRDENVCNFLEGGMLIGGSDYKLIYRHYATLYFVFCVDSSESELGILDLIQVFVETLDKCFENVCELDLIFHVDKVHNILAEMVMGGMVLETNMNEIITQVDAQNKMEKSETFIFQSTRQDR
- the LOC125994701 gene encoding AP-3 complex subunit sigma-1 isoform X1: MIKAILIFNNHGKPRLSKFYEHYTEDTEQQIIRETFHLVSKRDENVCNFLEGGMLIGGSDYKLIYRHYATLYFVFCVDSSESELGILDLIQVFVETLDKCFENVCELDLIFHVDKVHNILAEMVMGGMVLETNMNEIITQVDAQNKMEKSEAGIAGAPARAVSAVKNMNLPEMPRNINIGDISIKVPNLPSFK
- the commd10 gene encoding COMM domain-containing protein 10, translating into MASIIKETQSIKEAVTLINAIDVNKFSRLISRIIQKLHLKGERPFSEEEEQKLQTALSMDKQALNLVLETSAFVLEQAVYHNVKPSSLKQQLQGISMNPDKAEAFSQTWSTSGPELVDRLKRNIFAPKKLDFVSWQLNLQMAQSSQARLKSPNAVLQLGLRNEDSQVPENVFVEFNHQELLEFYNKLEIVQGQLDSLT